A region of the Saccharospirillaceae bacterium genome:
CGGGTGTGATCGTGAGATGCCCGGCGCCGGGATGAAATGCAACCAACACTGCATCAAGGCCTCCGATACGACTGACGAAGCGATCAATACTTTGCTCTTCAAGGTTTTCGACCTGCTGCTGCAAACGCAGCATCTGGTCATTATCTGCTCCGCTCTCCGCTGCCGGTGCTGAACAGGCGTCAACACCAGTGTCAGTTGTCGAATTGTGTAAAGCCAGCTCCAACTCAGATTTCAACTGCTCGATCTGTTGCTCCAGATCCGCGACTTGCTGACAATGAAGCTGCCGTAATTGCTCCACATCGTCATGATGACCATGCGCCATCGAAGCCTGAGTCTGGCGGTTGAGCTTTTCGTTCATTCCGCGCTGGCGCTCGATCTCGTGCTGCAATTGCGCCAACTGATTGCGGTAGGCTTCCACTTCATTACGCAATGTTCGCTTGAGTTCTTCAACTTCTGGATCAGTGTGCTTTTGCGCCAGTAATGAACTCGCTGACGTACCACTGACACGTTCCACCGCGGATACAGGATCAACCGTTTTCTCAGCCGATTGGGCGGTTGTTGCACCGGCCGCCAGGCGATTATCCCGCAATGCTTTACGGATCGCCATGAAGTCAGACGTCACAGGTTCCCAGAGTGAATCAGCATGCCAGGAGATAGAGCACTGCGTCTGACAAGCGAGCTTAATCCGACCCGCACCCATATTCGGGCCACGACCAGCGCTGTCAGCAAGGCGTCGCAACGGCATGTACCAATCACTTACCGGCACTCCCACTTCACTGCTGTCGCGTTGCAACGGAATTTCAAACAGTACGATAGCTTCTGCACAACGGTGATTCCCGATCTGGACATAAGCAGCCAATAGTTTATCACTGGCAATACTGGCTAGGGATGACTGACGACGCACACGCTGTTCAAAATCTGCGAGCCAATAACTGGCGACTACGTCATGCTGATGCAGGATAAATACAGCTTCCTGAAGACTCATCAATGGTATCTCGAATGTAATAACTTATTATTTTGGACCGCACACTAATCAAAATGTGCACCGGGCTAAAGGTTTTTCCGATGATCGGTAGGTGTTTGTGACTCAGTTCACATGTGCTCAGAACTTTTGCTTTTCTCCTGCGGATGGGTCAGCGGGAATACCAAACTCGTTCTGCCCCTTGGTTTCCTCTTGAGATAAAGCCTTGCTAAGGTTGTCTTCCGGTTCTTCACCACCGTTATAAAGCGAGCTGGTTCGGTTGGCAATTCCACGGATTTTGTCATTTTTCTCCGGGTATTGAATATCAAACTCAATCAGCAGTTTCTTCGCTGCTTTATAATAATTTCCAGCCGTAACCACATCCCCTCTTTTGGCCGCTACATCGCCTTGGGCGGTATAGGTGTCCACTTCACAATCGAGCAAAGTCATGCGCAAGTAACGACGGTATTCCATCATTGCAGTCTCAGAGATAATGCGTTGCTTCATCATCGGGCTGAGGGTTTTCATTATTCGCGAAAACTGTTGCTTGGCATAGCGAATCTCACGATCACTCTTCAAAACCTTGCGAACCGTCTTGGTGGCCTCAATTTTTTCCTGATACGGCGCTTTGTCAAAGGCTAAATCCTCGGTATGTCGCTCTTTCTTAGTCAGTGCATCCTGATAACGCTGGTACAGATAGTCCACCCGGTCGAGAACAACCAGCTGAATTTCTTTGAAGTTGTCGACCAGCATAAGGAACTCCAGCGCCTCCAGAAGATCTTCGGCCGCTGTTTTTATCGCCCTTGCCTGTGAGCGCTGTTTAAATTCCAATTGCTGCCGACGACCCGCGAAAACCAGGCCAATTAACACCAATGCAATCGGTAGCGCGATCGCAACAACTAGGCCAATCGCAGACATAAGTTGTCATCCCCCCCCAATTCTGTGCTATTCCTGAAAAAGATGAATACATCTGAGTTTAGCAACAATTGACCAGTACGCCGGGCGAGTTTTGTCAAAATGAAGCTTGACCGCACCCCCGGTATTGCCATTAAAGTGTCGCCTCTTAGCGACTGGCTGGTTCAACTACAAGGGTAAAACGAAGGATTATGGGCAAATCGCTGGTAATTGTGGAGTCGCCTGCCAAGGCCAAAACCATTAATAAATATTTGGGCAAAGACTACGTTGTGAAGTCCAGCGTTGGACACGTTCGCGACTTGCCTACCTCTGGCTCAGGCAAAAAGTCTGACCCGAAAGAGCGCGCTCGCCAAGCTGCGCTGACCCGTAAAATGTCGCCAGAAGAAAAAGTGGCGCACAAAAAACGAAAAGCCAAAGAACAGCTGATCAGCCGCATGGGGGTAAACCCGGAAGACGGCTGGAAAGCGAACTACCAGGTGTTACCCGGCAAAGAAAAAGTTGTCGATGAATTAAAACGCCTGGCCAAAGATGCCGATCATATCTATCTCGCAACCGATTTGGACCGCGAAGGGGAAGCCATTGCCTGGCACCTGCGGGAAATCATCGGAGAGAAAAACAAAGACTACCGTCGTGTCGTGTTTAACGAGATCACCAAAAAGGCGATTCAGGCGGCATTTGAACAGCCGTCAGAGCTGAATATGAATCGCGTTAACGCCCAACAGGCTCGGCGCTTTCTCGACCGTGTTGTTGGCTTCATGGTTTCGCCTCTGCTCTGGAGTAAAGTTGCCCGTGGCTTGTCTGCAGGTCGTGTGCAATCCGTTGCGGTACGGTTAATCGTTGAGCGTGAGCGTGAAATACGTGCCTTTATCCCGGTGGAATATTGGGAGGCATTTGCCCAACTAACCACCGCTGACGGCACTGAACTACGCACCCAGGTAGTAAAGTACAAGGGCGAAGAATTCCGTCCGGGCAATGAAGCCGACACGATGTCGGCGGTAGAGACACTGCGTGCCAGTGAGTTCCTGGTTAAAAGCCGTGAAGACAAACCAACCAGCTCTAAACCCGCGGCACCTTTTATCACCTCGACCCTGCAACAAGCCGCCAGCACACGCCTGAGCTTCAGCGTTAAAAAAACCATGATGCTGGCGCAGCGACTCTATGAGGCTGGCTATATCACCTATATGCGAACCGACTCCACCAACCTGAGTCAGGACGCAATAGACAGCGTACGAAACTACATCAGCGATAAACTGGGCGAGAGCTATTTGCCCGAAAAACCGCGAATTTACAGCAGCAAAGAAGGCGCTCAAGAAGCACACGAAGCGATTCGCCCTTCCGATGTAAAATTGCGTGCGGCTGATCTGAAAAGCATGGAGCCGGATGCTGAACGTCTTTACGATCTGATCTGGCGCCGCTTTGTCGCTTGTCAGACAAACGATGCCAAGTTTACCAGTACGACCATTACCGTCGCTGCCGCCGATTACGATCTCAAGACCCGCGGTCGTGTGATTCGCTTTGATGGCCACCTGAAAGTACTGCCGCCTGTCAGCAAAGGTGACGATGACCTGTTATTGCCTGACGTAGAGCAAGGTGAAAAACTGAACTTGCTGGAGCTGCTGCCGAAGCAGCACTTCACCAAACCTGCTCCGCGTTTCTCTGAAGCTGCGCTCGTTAAAGAACTGGAAAAACGCGGTATTGGCCGCCCCTCTACCTATGCCTCTATTATTTCCACGATTCAGGATCGTGGTTATGTAAGCCTGCAGGGACGTCGCTTTTACGCCGAAAAAATGGGTGACATTGTTACCAGTCGCCTGGTTGAAAGCTTCGATGAACTGATGGATTTTGGCTTTACCGCCAGCATGGAAGAAAAGTTGGATGATATCGCTGACGGTGCCATCAACTGGACTCAGGTTCTTGATAATTTTTACACCGATTTCCACGGTCAACTGGATACAGCAGAAAGCGAAGATGGCATGCGCCTCAATGCGCCGGTCGATACCGATATCGAATGCCCGAAGTGTTCTCGTAATATGCAAATCCGCACTGGCACAACTGGCGTATTTCTGGGCTGCTCAGGGTATAGCCTGCCTCCCAAAGAACGCTGCACCCAGACACTGAACTTAATTCCAGGTGATGAGGCCATCACAGCGGACGAGGACGAAGAGGCGGAAAGCCGTCGATTAATGGATAAGCGTCGCTGTACCATCTGTGATGCCGCCATGGACAGTTACCTGCTTGATGAAACTCGTAAGGTTCATATCTGTGGCAACAACCCGGATTGCTCAGGCTTCGAGGTTGAACAAGGGCAATTTAAGATCAAAGGCTACGATGGTCCAACCCTTGAGTGTGATCGCTGTGGCAGTGAAATGCAGCTTAAATCTGGCCGCTTTGGTAAGTATTTTGGCTGTACCAACGAGGAATGTAAAAATACCCGCAAGCTGCTGAAAAACGGTGAGGCTGCGCCTCCCAAAATGGATCCGATTGCCATGCCGGAACTGGCTTGTCAGAAAGTTGAGGATACTTATGTATTGCGGGATGGCGCAGCCGGACTATTCCTGGCTGCCAGCCAGTTCCCTAAGAACCGTGAAACCCGTGCTCCATTAGTCGCAGAATTAATACCGCACCAAGCGGAGTTACCGGAAAAGTATCATTACCTGCTCGACGCTCCACGTGCTGACAGTGATGGCAACCAGGCAACCATTCGATACAGCCGTAAGACCAAAGAGCAATACGTTATGACCGAGGATGAAAAAGGCAAAGCCAGTGGCTGGGCAGCGCACTTTGTTGACAGCGCCTGGGTAATAACAGAGAAGAAAAAAGCGGCCAAGAAACCTGTAGCTAAAAAAACAACGGCGAAGAAAAGCGCAAAGTCCTGATCAAGTATCTGACTGGCTCATAAAATAATCCGAGAAAAGTCTCAGTTAATTGATGCTTTTCCCGGATTTTTTTATATCTCAAGATTGTTATTTTCTGAGTTCTACTCATGGAATAAGGAAAATAATGATGAAATGGCTACCAAAAGCGCTGATCGTTTTGTGCATTTCTGCTGCAACTTTTATGGCACTGGCTAACGAAAAAGCAACGCCGGTGAACATCAATACTGCTTCTGCTGAACAACTGACTGAACTGAAAGGAATCGGACTGAACAAAGCAAAAGCCATTGTGCAATACCGTAAGGATAAAGGCCCGTTCAGCTCTGTAAATGAGCTGATATTGGTCAAAGGCATCGGCGAAAGCACACTAAAAAATAATGACGGTATGCTCGTCACCACAACGGAACAATGATTGGAGTATTAATAAAGGGTCATAAACACGATGGTGTTTATGACCCGACAATCAAAGTGACCGATCACTCCGTAATCAGGCAGTTCCCCCACTCACAACGAGCAAGAATATAGCTGCCATCCGGGCAGCGACCATCATAAACTTCATGAGGCCAGTCATTCTTCAGCAGCTGAACCCGAGCACCCGGACAGCCATGTCGTTTCGCTAACTTTTCCACCACATAGAATGAACGACCGTAAACCTTTTTGGTTCGTTTTTCGATTGATGCGCGTTTCATTGCTAAATCCTTACCCTGACTTTGCGCACGACGCTGAAGTTTCACCAGGCCCTGATAGAGCTCTTCATTACCGCGCAAATCCATTTCGCCCTCGTTATAGCGCTCAAGCACTCGCAGGCATAAATCTTCTTTGTCGGAAGCGCCGGTCATCAACTCGTTAACTTCCTGCTCAGCGGTCTCAACAACCTGCCAGGTCAGTGCCATAGCCATTCTCGCACCAGTTTCAGCACGGTCATCAGTGACTTTAATAATGTCGTATGCCAGACCAAAATCCGCCCCTTCAACAAAGGCTCCGTTACGTTTCCACCAGTTTCTCTGAGTACGCAGTGCTTCTTGCTTGGTTTCACTACTCACATCGTAACAGGCGTCAACCCAGCTGCGCAGACTGGTATCTGTCTGCAGGGCGTAATAAACAGCCTCGCCTGTCGGCGAAAGCGGGTTAGAAGAACAACCGACTAACCCGAGGCTGAGCAGAAACATTGAAATAATAAAACGCATGGGAATCCCCTTAAGATATTGTGTCCTTTTGATTTAACCAAACAAACAACTCTTCGTAATTAAATGGCCAGTCTAATTCACGGCCGGATTGTTCGTCCTTGAGAACGGGGATACGAGTACCAAAACTGGCAACCAGCTGTTCAGATTCTGCAATATCCTCAACATATACTTCCAGCGGGATATCAGCAGCGACCTCAACAATGACCTGTTGTGCTAATTCGCAAAGATGGCAGGCTTCAGTGCCATACAAAACATACGCCATGAAAGTCCTCCGTTATCAACGCCGTTATTATAGCGTTGATAACGAGTCACACTGAACAGAATATAACGAGGATATTAACTTTCGTTACCTGACAGCAACCCGGATAACTTTCCAGCAGCTTCCAGACCCTGCTGGAACTGATTCCAGATGGGTAAACGCTCCTCTTCAGGCAGCAGGCTATTCATCAGGTCTTGCAGAGTTTTTTCAGGTTTTGCCAGTGCATCAGCCTGCTCTATCGCGCGAGTGTAAGCGTCAATGTAGGAAGCGAGTGGTGCCTTCAAAGCTTCAAGCTGCTCCGTTGGCAACTGTGGCTGAACCTGAGAGTAGGCTCTGGTACTGGTCATCACTGTTTGCTGCGTCAGATTCAGACTTAGCGATGCAAGTTCGTTACCATCAAATCCCAAAGACATAGCCTGCTCCAATGCACTGCCGAGATCGCCCGAAAAGAAACGTTCACTCAGGTCCTGCACTGAATTAAACAGATTGCTCAGGGCTTTCTGTTCTGCCTCATCGAGGTTACCTTCGACTTCAAAGGTCCAGGCAGAACGATTACTGGAACTCACCTGAAGAAAGTCCGGGGCAGACTCTGAGCGCCGTTGCTCTGACTGGGAAAACGATACGGTTACGCTATCACCGTCACGTGTCATAACATCCAATGTCAACGAATTTGCCACTTTAAGAGAAGAAGTCGAAGTGATCTCATTCAGTTGACGCGTGTCAGTATAGTTTTGCTCGCCACGCTCGATTTGATTAATTCCCTCCTCAACCAATTTTCGCCCTGCTGCGATTTCCTGCCTGAGCTCGTCGGTCATCAAACCACGGGCTTCAATAATCTCCTCTGCCTCCGCATAACCGCGAGCAACGCCTTCACGAGCAGCTGCAATCCTGTCTGCGACCCGCTCTGTGCTGGCACCCGAGGCGCGTAAACTATCGACCCCCCGACCAATAAAATCGAGCATATTATCAGCGGTACGCTGGGGGGATTGCCTTGCAGTTTTTAACAACTCCTGAGCAACTGGTTCAGTCACTGTTTTATTCGTTGCATAGGCTTGGTTAGAAACGGCGTCGCCGGCCCTGCCTTGCGGTTGCAGAAAGCCGAATTGACTGGGATTGACGGTAATAGACATAAGAGGCCACCAAACAAACAGAGCTATACCAGACGTTATCGGCAGCCCTGGCTGGTCATTTAGTGAAAATGAAAACTTTACACTTCAGCGTACCAGCCTGCTGAGGGACTGGCTAATAACAAATAGCCCCTTGCTGAAAGTCCTCAGAAAATTCGATGTTCCAGCTTATCTGGTGCTTATCGAGTTCCAACATGACTTCCTCTACCGATGAAG
Encoded here:
- a CDS encoding glutaredoxin family protein, giving the protein MAYVLYGTEACHLCELAQQVIVEVAADIPLEVYVEDIAESEQLVASFGTRIPVLKDEQSGRELDWPFNYEELFVWLNQKDTIS
- a CDS encoding DUF5610 domain-containing protein, whose product is MSITVNPSQFGFLQPQGRAGDAVSNQAYATNKTVTEPVAQELLKTARQSPQRTADNMLDFIGRGVDSLRASGASTERVADRIAAAREGVARGYAEAEEIIEARGLMTDELRQEIAAGRKLVEEGINQIERGEQNYTDTRQLNEITSTSSLKVANSLTLDVMTRDGDSVTVSFSQSEQRRSESAPDFLQVSSSNRSAWTFEVEGNLDEAEQKALSNLFNSVQDLSERFFSGDLGSALEQAMSLGFDGNELASLSLNLTQQTVMTSTRAYSQVQPQLPTEQLEALKAPLASYIDAYTRAIEQADALAKPEKTLQDLMNSLLPEEERLPIWNQFQQGLEAAGKLSGLLSGNES
- the topA gene encoding type I DNA topoisomerase, translated to MGKSLVIVESPAKAKTINKYLGKDYVVKSSVGHVRDLPTSGSGKKSDPKERARQAALTRKMSPEEKVAHKKRKAKEQLISRMGVNPEDGWKANYQVLPGKEKVVDELKRLAKDADHIYLATDLDREGEAIAWHLREIIGEKNKDYRRVVFNEITKKAIQAAFEQPSELNMNRVNAQQARRFLDRVVGFMVSPLLWSKVARGLSAGRVQSVAVRLIVEREREIRAFIPVEYWEAFAQLTTADGTELRTQVVKYKGEEFRPGNEADTMSAVETLRASEFLVKSREDKPTSSKPAAPFITSTLQQAASTRLSFSVKKTMMLAQRLYEAGYITYMRTDSTNLSQDAIDSVRNYISDKLGESYLPEKPRIYSSKEGAQEAHEAIRPSDVKLRAADLKSMEPDAERLYDLIWRRFVACQTNDAKFTSTTITVAAADYDLKTRGRVIRFDGHLKVLPPVSKGDDDLLLPDVEQGEKLNLLELLPKQHFTKPAPRFSEAALVKELEKRGIGRPSTYASIISTIQDRGYVSLQGRRFYAEKMGDIVTSRLVESFDELMDFGFTASMEEKLDDIADGAINWTQVLDNFYTDFHGQLDTAESEDGMRLNAPVDTDIECPKCSRNMQIRTGTTGVFLGCSGYSLPPKERCTQTLNLIPGDEAITADEDEEAESRRLMDKRRCTICDAAMDSYLLDETRKVHICGNNPDCSGFEVEQGQFKIKGYDGPTLECDRCGSEMQLKSGRFGKYFGCTNEECKNTRKLLKNGEAAPPKMDPIAMPELACQKVEDTYVLRDGAAGLFLAASQFPKNRETRAPLVAELIPHQAELPEKYHYLLDAPRADSDGNQATIRYSRKTKEQYVMTEDEKGKASGWAAHFVDSAWVITEKKKAAKKPVAKKTTAKKSAKS